The following proteins come from a genomic window of Gimesia chilikensis:
- a CDS encoding alpha/beta fold hydrolase — MHLAFLHAFPLDHSMWDEQRAIVPGRCTTPCLYQLGDSLEDWASRVLDSIDTHSLIAIGSSMGGSCALEMARQAPDRIAALVLVGTKAGHRPEPAARDAYLDTLHHQGIRGMWPEISGWFGTAAQPEVVERIESLALSQKTTDLINAVRVFHSRTDHTPIVAQWEKPLLVMCGDQDPVITEEKAMALSHLALQTELHVMHGCGHFMNLERPDEFNQVLADFVRRVEAGRSAGA; from the coding sequence ATGCATCTCGCGTTTCTGCATGCCTTCCCGCTCGATCATTCGATGTGGGACGAACAACGCGCGATTGTCCCTGGACGTTGCACGACTCCCTGTCTGTATCAACTGGGAGACTCCCTCGAAGACTGGGCCAGCCGTGTGTTGGATTCCATCGACACGCATTCCCTGATTGCCATCGGCTCCTCGATGGGAGGTTCCTGCGCGCTGGAAATGGCGCGTCAGGCCCCCGATCGGATCGCGGCGCTGGTGCTGGTTGGCACCAAAGCAGGCCACCGCCCGGAGCCTGCTGCACGCGATGCTTATCTCGACACACTGCATCATCAGGGTATTCGCGGGATGTGGCCGGAAATCAGCGGCTGGTTTGGCACCGCTGCGCAGCCGGAGGTCGTCGAGAGAATTGAGTCGCTGGCGCTGTCACAGAAAACCACAGACCTGATCAACGCTGTCCGGGTCTTTCACAGCCGCACTGATCACACCCCGATCGTTGCGCAGTGGGAGAAACCCCTGCTGGTCATGTGTGGTGATCAGGATCCGGTGATCACCGAGGAGAAGGCGATGGCCCTGTCGCACCTGGCACTGCAGACGGAGCTGCATGTCATGCATGGTTGTGGGCATTTCATGAATCTGGAACGACCGGACGAATTCAATCAGGTGCTTGCTGATTTTGTGCGGCGTGTGGAAGCGGGGCGTTCCGCTGGGGCATAA
- a CDS encoding elongation factor Tu → MKYHEIEAEVYYLTTEEGGRKNGVLNGYRGQFHYDGGDHDGGQFFPDFLENEMIELGSIVSVLIRFPQRQWDEIHSGRIKIGMSFFVREGAKVVGRGRVKRV, encoded by the coding sequence ATGAAATACCATGAAATTGAAGCCGAAGTCTACTATTTAACCACAGAGGAAGGCGGTCGCAAAAACGGCGTACTTAACGGATATCGCGGCCAGTTCCACTATGATGGTGGTGATCATGATGGGGGGCAGTTCTTTCCAGATTTCCTGGAAAACGAAATGATCGAACTGGGAAGCATAGTGTCAGTGCTCATTCGTTTTCCACAGCGACAGTGGGATGAAATTCATTCCGGCCGAATCAAAATCGGAATGAGTTTTTTTGTTAGAGAAGGAGCTAAAGTGGTAGGACGAGGGAGAGTGAAGCGAGTTTGA